The segment TTGCCTCCGGCTTCCTTCAGATTCCACCTCGCAATGGACACCCTTGCCTTCAGCTAACGGTTGGTGCTATCAACCCCCGTAATGGACTTTCACCATCAAGGTCGCGGGCATGCCGCGCGCACATAAAAAATCCCTTCTAATTTCGCTAATTAGAAGGGATTTATAAACTCAATTTTTTATCTTTTATTTTATCCTTTCTTTAAGGACGGCGTGAGCTGCCGCAAGTCTCGCTACCGGCACCCGGAAGGGCGAGCAGCTGACGTAATCAAGGCCTATTTCGTGGCAGAATTCTATTGAATTTGGTTCACCGCCATGCTCTCCGCAAATACCTATTAAAATTTCCCGGTTGACCTTTCTTCCCTTTTCTACCGCAATCTTCATCAATGTTCCTACTCCATCTCTATCTAAGACTATAAAAGGATCTTCGTTTAAAATTTTATTGCTTATATAATAGGGCAAGAACTTGGCTTCTGCATCATCCCGGCTCAACCCATAAGTGGTTTGGGTAAGGTCATTCGTGCCGAAAGAGAAAAATTCTGCATACCGGGCTAATTCATCCGCGATAAGGCAGGCCCTCGGAAGTTCTAACATCGTCCCTACCTTATAATCTACTTTTATGCCCTCTTCTTCCATGATTTTCTTTGCTATCTCATGGACTCTTTCTGTTAATTTTTTCAATTCGTTCACATTGCTGACTAAGGGTATCTCCACTTCGGGCAATACTTTGATGCCCTTTTTGGTTAAACGGCATGCTGCATTAAATATCGCCCTTATTTGCATATCGTAAATTTCGGGATAAACTATACCTAAGCGACAACCTCTCAGCCCGAGCATTGGGTTAAATTCTTTTAAAGACCTCACCCTCTTTAGTACTTCCTGCTTTTTCCTTAGCAGTTCTTTTTCACCTTTTTGCTTTAATTCGTTTATTTCTTCTACCAGTTCCTCTTCCTTTGGTAAAAACTCATGCAGGGGAGGATCAAGAAGCCTTATGGTAACGGGAAGTCCCTCCATTGCCCTGAAAATACCCTCAAAATCTTCTTCCTGAAAATTTTGTATTACAAAAAGTGCTTTTTCCCTCTCATCAGCCGTTTCTGCCATTATCATCTCCTGGACGTAGGGGAGCCTTTTCTGATCCATAAACATGTGCTCGGTCCTGCAAAGTCCAATTCCTTCTGCGCCAAAATTTCTCGCCACCTCCGCATCCTTCGGAGTATCTGCATTGGTTCTTACGGAAAGCTTTCTTATCTCATCAGCCCATCCAAGAAGCTCCTTAAATTCCTCCGAAAGTACGGGGTCAATCATCTTAACTTTCCCCAGGATTACATTGCCCGTGGACCCGTCAATTGAAATCACTTCACCTTTTTTTACAGTAATGCCTCCAGCTTTAAATTCCTCATTTGCATAATCGATACTTATCGAATCACATCCGCAAACGCATGGTTTTCCCATACCCCTTGCTACTACCGCTGCATGGCTGGTCATTCCGCCGCGGCTGGTCAGCACTCCCTGAGCCGCTACGATACCGTGAATGTCATCGGGTGTCGTCTCCGTTCTAACGAGAATAACCTTTATTCCCTGATGGCCCAGGTTTTCTGCCTCATCAGGCGAAAAAACCACCTGTCCCCAGGCCGCTCCCGGCGATGCGGGTAACCCCTTTGCTATTATTTCCACTTTTGCCGATGGATCTATTCGGCTGTGCAGAAGCGAAGCCACCTGTTCCGGTGACACCCTCATCAGTGCCTCTTCCTTAGTAATAAGCCCTTCTTTTGCCATATCTACCGCTATTTTCACGGCTGCCTGAGCGGTTCGTTTTCCATTTCTCGTTTGCAATAAGTACAGTTTCCCCTTTTCAACGGTAAACTCTATATCCTGCATATCCTTGTAATGTCTCTCAAGAAGATTGCTGACATTTATCAATTGTTCGTAAACTTCAGGCATTAATTCCTTCAGTTCCTCAATGTTTTTCGGAGTCCTGATGCCTGCCACCACATCTTCTCCCTGGGCGTTCAGCAAAAACTCTCCGTAAAAGTGTTTCTCACCGGTGGAAGGATTTCTGGTAAAAGCCACTCCCGTCCCCGAATCATTCCCCATATTACCAAAAACCATAGACTGTACATTTACCGCGGTTCCTAAATCATCGGGAATTTTGTTAATCCTTCTATAAATAATTGCTCTTTGGTTGTTCCAGGACCTGAATACCGCTTCTACAGCCATCATTAGCTGTTTCCTGGGATCCTGGGGAAACTCACTTCTGGTTTCTTTTAAAATTAGATCTTTATAATGTTGTATAACTTCTTCCCAATCCCTGTCATCCAATTCCGTGTCATATTCTGCTTTTCTTTTCCTTTTGACGGATTCAATAATTCTTTCGAATTTATCGTGCTCCACTCCCAGCACCACATTGGAAAACATTTGAATGAATCTTCTGTAACAATCGAAAGCAAAGCGCCTATTTCCCGTTGATTCATAAAGACCTTCTACCGATTCATCATTTAATCCCAGATTAAGAATTGTATCCATCATTCCCGGCATAGAAACCGGCGCCCCCGACCTCACCGAAACCAGCAGGGGGTTTTCCCTGCTTCCGAGCTTTTTCCCCATAGTCTCTTCAAGCTCACTGAGGTGAGCGAAAATTTCTCCAACTATATCCTCCGGTATCTTTTCCCCTTCTTTAAAATACCTGCTACAGGCTTCCGTTGTAACCGTAAACCCGGGGGGTACCGGGAGCCCTATACGCATCATTTCGGCTAAATTCGCGCCCTTCCCCCCCAGTAGGTTTTTCATTGCCGCACTACCTTCTTTAAAGTTAAAAACAAATTTTCCCACCCGTTTTCCCCCTTTACAAAGTTTATTAATTAGTATTTTAACACATTTATTGTATTGTACGTTATAAATATTATATCATATTTCTATTTTATTGTATACTTTAATGTTTTTTAATTCTGAATTATGCTATATTATTATTTGTTAAGAAGTAATTTTGCCCCTGCAGCCAGCAAAAAAAGACCAAGCAGTTTAAGCCACGTAAAGGGGGTTTTTTCCAGACTGAAAAGTCCAAAGTGATCTATAAGACAGGCGGTTAATACCTGCCCCACTATTATAGATGTGGTAGCCGCACCGGCACCCAATTTACGCATACTTATAATTACGAGATAAGTAATTAGGACCCCGAGCACCCCTCCTAAAAAGTAGTACCAGGGAAGTCTGCCTAAGTTTTTAAAATTGGCCTTATCTATCCTTAACAGCAACACCATCAACATTATAAAGGCCGCGCTCAGGTGAACCAAAAAT is part of the Thermovenabulum gondwanense genome and harbors:
- the ppdK gene encoding pyruvate, phosphate dikinase gives rise to the protein MGKFVFNFKEGSAAMKNLLGGKGANLAEMMRIGLPVPPGFTVTTEACSRYFKEGEKIPEDIVGEIFAHLSELEETMGKKLGSRENPLLVSVRSGAPVSMPGMMDTILNLGLNDESVEGLYESTGNRRFAFDCYRRFIQMFSNVVLGVEHDKFERIIESVKRKRKAEYDTELDDRDWEEVIQHYKDLILKETRSEFPQDPRKQLMMAVEAVFRSWNNQRAIIYRRINKIPDDLGTAVNVQSMVFGNMGNDSGTGVAFTRNPSTGEKHFYGEFLLNAQGEDVVAGIRTPKNIEELKELMPEVYEQLINVSNLLERHYKDMQDIEFTVEKGKLYLLQTRNGKRTAQAAVKIAVDMAKEGLITKEEALMRVSPEQVASLLHSRIDPSAKVEIIAKGLPASPGAAWGQVVFSPDEAENLGHQGIKVILVRTETTPDDIHGIVAAQGVLTSRGGMTSHAAVVARGMGKPCVCGCDSISIDYANEEFKAGGITVKKGEVISIDGSTGNVILGKVKMIDPVLSEEFKELLGWADEIRKLSVRTNADTPKDAEVARNFGAEGIGLCRTEHMFMDQKRLPYVQEMIMAETADEREKALFVIQNFQEEDFEGIFRAMEGLPVTIRLLDPPLHEFLPKEEELVEEINELKQKGEKELLRKKQEVLKRVRSLKEFNPMLGLRGCRLGIVYPEIYDMQIRAIFNAACRLTKKGIKVLPEVEIPLVSNVNELKKLTERVHEIAKKIMEEEGIKVDYKVGTMLELPRACLIADELARYAEFFSFGTNDLTQTTYGLSRDDAEAKFLPYYISNKILNEDPFIVLDRDGVGTLMKIAVEKGRKVNREILIGICGEHGGEPNSIEFCHEIGLDYVSCSPFRVPVARLAAAHAVLKERIK
- a CDS encoding DMT family transporter, whose protein sequence is MFNFNLQVYVFIIFAMVSGALMAVQGGMNTGLGKFTGTAGSTFLVHLSAAFIMLMVLLLRIDKANFKNLGRLPWYYFLGGVLGVLITYLVIISMRKLGAGAATTSIIVGQVLTACLIDHFGLFSLEKTPFTWLKLLGLFLLAAGAKLLLNK